The Filimonas lacunae genomic sequence GACTTAGCGAAGAGCGGAGTCGGCAGCTACTGGATTACTTACAGCTTCAGCAACAGCGATGGCTGTACAGATACCACGGGTGCTGCTATCACGATCCATGCGTTACCAACTGCGACTATCGCTTACGGCACTTATTGTGCAAGAGACAGCGCGGAAGTAACCTTGACAGGTGCAACTGGTGGTAGCTACACTTCTACCAGTGGCCTGGTGATTAATAAAACAAGCGGTACCGTAGACTTAGCGAAGAGCGGAGTAGGCAGCTACTGGATTACTTACAGCTTCAGCAACAGCGATGGCTGTACGGATACTACCGGTGCTGCTATCACGATCCATGCGTTACCAACTGCAAGCATAGCTTATGGTACTTATTGTGCAAGAGACAGCGCGGAAGTAACCTTGACAGGTGCAACTGGCGGTAGCTTCACCTCAACGAGTGGCCTGGTGATTAATAAAACAAGCGGTACTGTAGATTAGCGAAGAGCACTGTTGGAGCATACTGGATTACTACAGCTTCAGCAACAGCGATGGCTGTACAGATACTACCGGTGCTGCTATCACGATCCATGCTTTACCAACGGCGACTATCGCTTACGGCACTTATTGTGCAAGGGATAGTGCGGAAGTAACCTTGACAGGTGCAACTGGTGGTCAATATACCTCAACGAGTGGCCTGGTGATCAATAAAACAAGCGGTACTGTAGACTTAGCGAAGAGCGGAGTAGGCAGCTACTGGATTACTTACAGCTTCAGCAACAGCGATGGCTGTACAGATACCACGGGTGCTGCTATCACGATCCATGCTTTACCAACCGCGACTATCGCTTACGGCACTTATTGTGCAAGGGATAGCGCGGAAGTAACCTTGACAGGTGCAACTGGCGGTAGCTTCACCTCAACGAGTGGCCTGGTGATTAATAAAACAAGCGGTACTGTAGACTTAGCGAAGAGCACTGTTGGAGCATACTGGATTACTTACAGCTTCAGCAACAGCGATGGCTGTACGATACTACCGGTGCTGCTATCACGATCCATGCTTTACCAACCGCGACTATCGCTTATGGTACTTATTGTGCAAGGGATAGTGCAGAAGTAACCTTAACGGGTGCAACTGGTGGTAGCTTCACCTCAACGAGTGGCCTGGTGATCAATAAAACAAGCGGTACTGTAGACTTAGCGAAGAGCGGAGTAGGCAGCTACTGGATTACTTACAGCTTCAGCAACAGCGATGGCTGTACGGATACTACCGGTGCTTCGATCACGATCCATGCGTTACCAACTGCGACTATCGCTTACGGCACTTATTGTGCAAGGGATAGTGCAGAAGTAACCTTGACAGGTGCAACTGGTGGTCAATATACCTCAACGAGTGGCCTGGTGATTAATAAAACAAGCGGTACTGTAGACTTAGTGAAGAGCGGAGTCGGCAGCTACTGGATTACCTACAGCTTCAGCAACAGCGATGGCTGTACGGATACTACCGGTGCTTCGATTACGATCCATGCTTTACCAACTGCGACTATCGCTTACGGCACTTATTGTGCAAGAGACAGCGCGGAAGTAACCTTGACAGGTGCAACTGGTGGTAGCTACACTTCTACCAGTGGCCTGGTGATTAATAAAACAAGCGGTACCGTAGACTTAGCGAAGAGCGGAGTAGGCAGCTACTGGATTACTTACAGCTTCAGCAACAGCGATGGCTGTACGGATACTACCGGTGCTGCTATCACGATCCATGCGTTACCAACTGCAAGCATGGCTTATGGTACTTATTGTGCAAGAGACAGCGCGGAAGTAACCTTGACAGGTGCAACTGGTGGTCAATATACCTCAACGAGTGGCCTGGTGATTAATAAAACAAGCGGTACTGTAGACTTAGCGAAGAGCGGAGTCGGCAGCTACTGGATTACTTACAGCTTCAGCAACAGCGATGGCTGTACGGATACTACCGGTGCTTCGATTACGATCCATGCGTTACCAACTGCAAGCATAGCTTATGGTACTTATTGTGCAAGGGATAGTGCAGAAGTAACCTTAACGGGTGCAACTGGCGGTAGCTTCACCTCAACGAGTGGCCTGGTGATTAATAAAACAAGCGGTACTGTAGACTTAGTGAAGAGCGGAGTAGGCAGCTACTGGATTACTTACAGCTTCAGCAACAGCGATGGCTGTACGGATACTACCGGTGCTTCGATTACGATCCATGCGTTACCAACTGCAAGCATAGCTTATGGTACTTATTGTGCAAGGGATAGTGCAGAAGTAACCTTAACGGGTGCAACTGGCGGTAGCTTCACCTCAACGAGTGGCCTGGTGATTAATAAAACAAGCGGTACTGTAGACTTAGTGAAGAGCGGAGTAGGCAGCTACTGGATTACTTACAGCTTCAGCAACAGCGATGGCTGTACAGATACTACCGGTGCTGCTATCACGATCCATGCGTTACCAACTGCGACTATCGCTTACGGCACTTATTGTGCAAGGGATAGTGCAGAAGTAACCTTGACAGGTGCAACTGGCGGTCAATATACCTCAACGAGTGGCCTGGTGATTAATAAAACAAGCGGTACTGTAGACTTAGCGAAGAGCACTGTTGGAGCATACTGGATTACTTACAGCTTCAGCAACAGCGATGGCTGTACAGATACTACCGGTGCTGCTATCACGATCCATGCTTTACCAACCGCGACTATCGCTTACGGCACTTATTGTGCAAGAGATAGCGCGGAAGTAACCTTGACAGGTGCAACTGGCGGTAGCTTCACCTCAACGAGTGGCCTGGTGATTAATAAAACAAGCGGTACTGTAGACTTAGCGAAGAGCACTGTTGGAGCATACTGGATTACTTACAGCTTCAGCAACAGCGATGGCTGTACAGATACTACCGGTGCTGCTATCACGATCCATGCTTTACCAACCGCGACTATCGCTTATGGTACTTATTGTGCAAGGGATAGTGCAGAAGTAACCTTGACAGGTGCAACTGGTGGTCAATATACCTCAACGAGTGGCCTGGTGATCAATAAAACAAGCGGTACTGTAGACTTAGCGAAGAGCGGAGTAGGCAGCTACTGGATTACTTACAGCTTCAGCAACAGCGATGGCTGTACAGATACCACGGGTGCTGCTATCACGATCCATGCGTTACCAACTGCGACTATCGCTTACGGCACTTATTGTGCAAGAGACAGCGCGGAAGTAACCTTGACAGGTGCAACTGGCGGTCAATATACCTCAACGAGTGGCCTGGTGATTAATAAAACAAGCGGTACTGTAGACTTAGCGAAGAGCACTGTTGGAGCATACTGGATTACTTACAGCTTCAGCAACAGCGATGGCTGTACAGATACCACGGGTGCTGCTATCACGATCCATGCTTTACCAACCGCGACTATCGCTTATGGTACTTATTGTGCAAGGGATAGTGCAGAAGTAACCTTAACGGGTGCAACTGGCGGTAGCTTCACCTCAACGAGTGGCCTGGTGATTAATAAAACAAGCGGTACTGTAGATTTAGCGAAGAGCACTGTTGGAGCATACTGGATTACCTACAGCTTCAGCAACAGCGATGGCTGTACAGATACTACCGGTGCTTCGATCACGATCCATGCTTTACCAACCGCGACTATCGCTTATGGTACTTATTGTGCAAGGGATAGTGCAGAAGTAACCTTGACAGGTGCAACTGGTGGTCAATATACCTCAACGAGTGGCCTGGTGATTAATAAAACAAGCGGTACTGTAGACTTAGCGAAGAGCGGAGTAGGCAGCTACTGGATTACTTACAGCTTCAGCAACAGCGATGGCTGTACAGATACCACGGGTGCTGCTATCACGATCCATGCGTTACCAACTGCGACTATCGCTTACGGCACTTATTGTGCAAGAGACAGCGCGGAAGTAACCTTGACAGGTGCAACTGGTGGTAGCTACACTTCTACCAGTGGCCTGGTGATTAATAAAACAAGCGGTACCGTAGACTTAGCGAAGAGCGGAGTAGGCAGCTACTGGATTACTTACAGCTTCAGCAACAGCGATGGCTGTACGGATACTACCGGTGCTGCTATCACGATCCATGCGTTACCAACTGCAAGCATAGCTTATGGTACTTATTGTGCAAGAGACAGCGCGGAAGTAACCTTGACAGGTGCAACTGGCGGTAGCTTCACCTCAACGAGTGGCCTGGTGATTAATAAAACAAGCGGTACTGTAGATTTAGCGAAGAGCACTGTTGGAGCATACTGGATTACCTACAGCTTCAGCAACAGCGATGGCTGTACAGATACTACCGGTGCTGCTATCACGATCCATGCTTTACCAACGGCGACTATCGCTTACGGCACTTATTGTGCAAGGGATAGTGCGGAAGTAACCTTGACAGGTGCAACTGGTGGTCAATATACCTCAACGAGTGGCCTGGTGATCAATAAAACAAGCGGTACTGTAGACTTAGCGAAGAGCGGAGTAGGCAGCTACTGGATTACTTACAGCTTCAGCAACAGCGATGGCTGTACAGATACTACCGGTGCTGCTATCACGATCCATGCTTTACCAACCGCGACTATCGCTTACGGCACTTATTGTGCAAGGGATAGCGCGGAAGTAACCTTGACAGGTGCAACTGGCGGTAGCTTCACCTCAACGAGTGGCCTGGTGATTAATAAAACAAGCGGTACTGTAGACTTAGCGAAGAGCGGAGTAGGCAGCTACTGGATTACTTACAGCTTCAGCAACAGCGATGGCTGTACGGATACTACAGGATCAAGCATTGTTATCAATGCATTACCAGTGGTACCAGTCATCACAGGCGCATCCAGCGTATGTATCAACAGTACTACTCAGTTGACCAATGCAGTAAGCGGTGGTGTATGGAGCAGCAGCGATACCACTGTAGCAACTATCAGCAACACAGGCTTAGTGAAAGCGGTAGGCAAAGGCGATATCGTAATCACCTACACCGTAACAAACACAAGTGGTTGCTCAAGCGACACAACATTCCAGTTAAGCACACTGCCAATACCTGCATTCTCAGCCAGCGGAAACAGCATCTTATGCTATGGAAGCACAACAGGTGAAATCACAATCAATGCGGTAGAAACAGGCTTGGTATACGCACTCAATGGTGGAACATATCAGTCAGAAAATGTGTTCAAATCGCTGACAGCAGGTACTTATACGGTAGCGGCTAAAAATGCAGCAGGTTGTGTGGTAACACAAACGGTGTCTATTACTCAGCCGGATTCGCTGAAACTGACAGATAACATTGTAAGAGTGGGTTGTCATTCTTCAGCTACAGGTGCGGTGAACGTGGCCATCGAAGGTGGTGTGGCACCATACAGCTACGCATGGAGCAACGGAGCTACTACTCAAAACATTAGTGAGTTAATAGCTGGTACTTATACTATCACAGTAAAAGACGCCAACGGATGTATCGATTCACTGAAAGCGGTAGTAACAGAAGTGATCAGCGTGTTTGATGTACAAGCGCCTGTTACATTGGCAAATGGCCAGGTGCGCGTAACGGGTACAACAATACCAGGTGCGAACGTAGCTGTGATTTACCCGAATGTATCAATCAACAAAGCCACTGCAGGTGCTGACGGAAGTTTTGCGGTAACTGCTACACCAGGTGTAAGTTCGGGAAGTGTAATTGTAACGGTAACAGACCCGGTAACAGGAATCACTTGTTCTAAAACCATGCAGTATGTAGATGCTTCACAGTCAGATGTGGCAATTACTAAAACACTGGTGTCTAAAGGAAAAGTAACAGTAGGCTCTTACGTAACGTTTGTAATCACTGCTACAGGTAAAGGCCCGGATGATGCTACCAATGTAGTAGTAACAGATCCGCTGGTGTCCTTGCTGGATGGTGTAGATTCTGTTTCAACAACAAGAGGAACTGTGTCTTACAACTCAGTAACCAAGAAACTGGAATGGGTTATCGATACGTTACATGCAGATTCTTCTATCACACTTTCGTTCCGTGTAAGAGTAGTGGCTGCGGGTACACTGGAAAACACAGCAACTATCAAAGCGAACGAAAAAGATCCGGATACAGAAAACAACACAGCATCAAGTGAGCCGGTGATTGTGCTGAAAGATTTCTACATCCCTAACGTTATTACGCCAAACGGCAACGGTAAAAACGACATGTTTGTAATACCAGGTGTGCCTTCTAATGTGAGAATGGACCTGATCATCTTTAACAGATGGGGTAACGAAGTGTATCATAACAGAAACTATGATAACACATGGGATGGTAAAGGATTGGCAGCAGGTGTTTACTACTATGTATTAAAGATCATTGCACCAGATGGCGAAACACCATATAAAGGATACATACAATTGCTGAAATAAAGAACATAAAAGTCATTTTATGAAACGAAGTGTGTTGGGTTTAGTTTGTGTGCTGGTTATGAGTTTACATGCGTCGGCACAACAGGATGTTCAGTTTAGTCAGTACGTTTTTAACGGACTGACTATTAACCCGGCTTATGCGGGGTATAAGGAAGACCTGTACTTTAACGCTACCTACAGGCAGCAATGGGCAACTTTTCCGGGTGCGCCTAAAACAGGTACTATCTCGCTGGATGGCATCACTAATGCCCCGGAAGAAAGGGTAGGTGTTGGTGGACAAATTACCTGGGACAAACTAGGCCCGCAATCTTCGTTGTCATTAACAGGTTCTTACGCTTATCGTATTCCATTGGATTACGATAACGAAGAGCGTCTGGCCCTGGGTATTGGTTTTGCTTTAACGCAATACTCCCTGGATGGAACAGATTATAAATACCTGGATGATAATGATCCGGATATTCCATTGGGTAAAGTCACTAAATGGAAACCAGATGCCAGCTTTGGTGCTTATTATAGCAACCCCAACACTTATGTAGGGCTTTCGGTAATGAACTTGTTTGCACTGCCTGGGTCGCAAAAGCTGATTTTTGGCAATGGAACAACTTACACCACGCTGAGCAAAAAGCGCCATATTTATTTAACCGCCGGTACTATTTGGGAAGTGTCTGAAAGCATTGCCCTTAAACCTTCTATATTAATTAAGGAAGACTTTTTAGGACCTACCAGTGTAGACTTTAACACCTTTGTATTCCTGTCCGAAACTGTGTGGGCAGGCTTGAGTTATAGAACTGGTATGAAACTGTGGAATAAAGAAGCGCTGCAAACCAGTTTAAACTATAGCAACGCGTTAAGCCTGATGCTGGAAGTGTGGGCTACCGATCAATTAAGAATTGGTTACTCTTACGACTTCAATACCAATGGTGTTGGTAAATACCAGGCTGGATCGCATGAGTTGTCTATTGGTATGCTATTCCGTACCAAAGACCGGGAAATGCCTAAGATGTTTTAATAGCAAAGCTGCTAATAAAGAAACGGGGCTGTATTGTAAGCGCAATACAGCCCCGTTTATATTTAAATGTCACTTAATTTTTAATATCCCACCATACGGGTTGGGCGGTATAGCTGGCATCATATCCTCCTATAGCGGTTACATTGGCCGTGTTATAATCCCTTTCAATATAAGCTGTTTGAAAACGGCGAATCCAGTCTTTGGCACCTGAAAAGTTTACATGTACAAATTTGGGCTTTTTAAAGTCTTTGTACACACCGGCAACCTGGTCATAATCGCCGCTGCTGTTCAGACAGTAGTCGCATTTACGCATATCTGTCCATGCCTCAGGGTTCTGATACATTACAATATATTTCTGCATCATAATGTTGCTGAGTGTAATGGCGTCGCTTGTTTGTGCAACTGCTGCACTGTTTAAAAAAGCGTCACTGGTAGTAGTTGCTATCCCCATTTTATCCATATGAGCTTTTATCCCTGCTTTGTAAGCCGTTAAAGCATGGCCTTTATCTCCGCTTCTAAAAGCAGCCTCCGCTTCAATAAACTTAAGTTCGGCATAACTAATATATGCAAAGCGGGAATTCTTCTTATTAAAATAACTGCCTACCGGGTTACGGTAATTGATATCAGCAGTTGTAGGGGTTGTGGTAACGCTATCCAGGTCAACCGCTTTGCTATATTGTCCCGCCAGTGAACCGCTGGGGATTTTGTTTACCATCAGGCTCATACGCGGGTCTTCAATACCAGAGCCCCCTGTATAGGTGTTGCTAAGATAAGAAAGCAACAACTTGCCGTAGCGTATACTACTGTTACCATTGCTGGCTGTGGCGCTATAACTGTTCTCATATAATACATTCCATTCACCAGATACAGTGCTTTCCGTAAAAGTTTTAATTTCTGTGTCTTCGTTATTCGACTGGTACGACTGTGTTATCAGGGAGAGAATGGTGCTGGCGTCGTAATTGGATTTTTTAACCAGGTGATTTAATAAGCGGGCTTTTAAAGCGTAACCAAATTTAATCCACAGGTTCACATCCCCATTGTAAATATAATCGCCTTTAGATAAAGGGTAAGTAGTAGAAGGGGCTGCCGTTTGCAGTATTTTAATACCCTCGTCAATTTTAGTGAATAATTCAGGATACACGGTTTCTATGTTGTCAAAAGCTGGCGTAAGCGTGGTGGCACTTAATGCGTCTTTGTAAATCACCTCGCCGTACAAATCACTTATCCAGCTCCATCCAAAGGCCTCCAGCAACTTGCCTACACCTGCATACTGCATAGCACCAGCAGCCTCCGCCTCGCCATATAATTTATTAATGTTTACATATATGTAGCTATACCAGCCCTGCCAGCTGTTAATGTCAACGTTATTGGCCCATTCCCAGTTTTGTAGCTTGTAATAGTTGGTGGTACTTACTGCCGGACTGCCATATTGTTGTGTAATCATAGCAGTACGTGTTCCTGCACCCCCATAACGGTTGTGCATGTTAAACAAAATAGGAGGCAACCGTAAGTCCGGTGTGGTTGATGTAGGATTGTTAGGGTCTGTGTTTACATCAAAAAAGCTTTTCTTGCATGATGTAGTGGCTATGCTTAATGCTATTACAAACGAAAGGATAATCTTTTTCATAATTGCCTAGAATTTAATGTTAAAGCCAAGAGTGAAAGTTCTGGTAGGAGGGGTGCCAAGATAGTCCATACCCGATGAGCCGGAGCCGCCTGCCCCTGCCCCTGCTGCACTCACTTCCGGATCCATGCCTTTATAATTGGTAATTAAGAATACATTCTGAACTGCCAATAATAAATCCAGACTTTTTACAAAGGATAGTTTATTGGCCAGCAGTCTTTGTGGAAAGTGATAGCCCAATGCTACGCTACGCATTCTTAACCAGTTTACCTTAGTTATAAAATTGGGTGAGTGAAAAGCATAATAATTCACGTAATAGTTTTGATCCATTACCACCTCTTTTGAAAAATCCTGATACACCGGATCGGCAGTGGTACCCGTGTTAATGACTCCTTTCATCAAAACTGTTTGTCCGCGGTTTTCGGTCAGTTTGCTCATACCGGTATTCATCATTTCATATTCTGTTCCGTTAAACACATCGCCGCCAATACGGGCATCCAGCAAAAAGTTGAGGTTAAAGTTTTTGTAGGTGAAGTTATTATTCCAGCCCAGCAGCATATCCGGCTCGCGATCACCTATCATGGTAGCAGTGGCGGTAGAGGTAGTAGGCAAACCCGTAGTAGCATTTAATATCAGCTTTCCGGCATGCTCACCATTGGCCACCGTTTGCCATACATTACCACTCATGCCGAGGAACACTCCATTGTTAAACGAAGCAGCTTTGACATAGCCATACTGCGCTTCGGTTACATACAAAATAGGGATGGAGCCTGGCAGTTCCAGCACACGTCCATTGTTGTGAGAGATATTTACATTCGTGCTCCATTCAAAGCCTGCTTTTTTTACAGGTGTGGCACTGATAGCTATTTCAATGCCCTTATTCTCAATTTTACCTGCGTTTACATAACGGTAAATATAGCCCAACCCCTGGCTAACACGTGGTGATACAATCTGATCTTTACTCAGGTTACGATACCAGGTAAAGTCCAGGCCCACTTTATTATTAAACAACCGCAATTCGGTACCAAATTCTGTAGAAGTGGTAGTTTCAGGTTTTAAATTAGGATTGCCGGCAGTATAACTATCAATATAACCGCCTCCTAAGGTAGTCTGAGGTACATCCAGGGCCGTAGTGGTTTTATAAGGCGGCGCATCTTTACCTACCTGCGACCATGATGCACGTAACTTGCCAAATGAAAGTATGTTGCTTTTAGGTAGCAGTTCCGTAAAAATAAAACTGCCACTTACAGAGGGATAAAAGAACGAACGGTTTTGCTCAGGCAGGGTAGAAGACCAGTCATTACGCCCTGTAACATCTGCATAAGCAATGTTCCGGAATGCCAGTCGCAAGTCCCCATACACACCCACCAGTCTTCTCCGGCCAATACTTTGCTGAAACAGCTTATTGGCTACAGCCGAGTTGTTAATACTGATAAAATTAGGAACCAGGAAACCGGTAGCTACCCTGTAGTCAGTAGTACTATTATTCATTTCTGTGGTTTGTCCTAGCAACACATTCACATCAAAGTCTTTATTGATCTTTTTCTGTGCGGTAATTAAAAAGGTAGAAGACAACAGGCTTACTTCCCTATCGTTTTGCGAAATACCTCCTTTCTGTAAATCGCCCGATACAGCGGAACCGGGCATAGTAACACTGTTTATTTTAGTTACATAATAATCCAATCCCAGTTTATAAGAAAATTCTAACCAGCTCAATGGCTTTACCCTTGTAAAAGCAGCCCCGGTAAAACGGTTGGTTTTATCTGTAATAGGATTATTGTGTACCAGCCAGTAGGGGTTTTCAATATCATCAGCCAGATCTGATGAAGCCAGCAGCCTTTTCTTTGAACCATCTGCATGAAGGTAATCTGCCATATTATTATTACGCGGCCAGTCAACAGCTGCCATCATGTATCCCATGCCACTGCTGTTATACAAGCCACCACCGGTTAATGCCCGGGTAGTGGTAGTGTAGGTGTAACTGGCATTAGCTCCAAACGTAAACCAGCCCAGCTTTTGCTCACCGTTATAACGAAGTGCGGTTTTGCGGTAGTCTGTAGTAGGTACAGTTCCGGTTTGATCAAATCGTTGCGCCGATAAAAAATAGTTGCCGTTTTTAGAACCACCTGAAATGCTGATATTATTATCTATACCGTAACCGGTTTGGAAGAAATCCTGCAGGTTATTATAAACGGTGTCAGCACCAGTAAAGGCGCTGCCCCACGATAAATAGGAAGGTACAGTAGGAGTAATGGCATTTCCTTGCTTGAACTTATTTTGTTGCTGCGGCAGGCGTGCTACTCTGTTGGCGGAGAAGCGCGAACTAAGCGCAACCTGAGTAGTGCCTTCTTTTCCTTTTTTAGTGGTAATAACAATTGCTCCGGCGGCAGCACGTAAACCATATAGTGCAGCAGCCGACGGACCTTTTAATACAGAAATAGATTCTATATCGTCCGGGTTAATGTCCATAGCCCTGTTACCAAAACTGGCCGCCGCTGCCCCCATTTTATCATAAGCAGTATTACCTACCGGTGTAGAATTGTCAATAGGTATCCCATCTATTACAAACAATGGCTGGTTGTCAGAGCTTTCCAGAACAGAGGTTCCCCCACGTATCACTATTTGTGCACTGGAACCGGGTGCACCATTGCTATTGGTAATATTCAGGCCGGCAATTTTGCCATTAAGTGCATTAATAACATTGGGTGTTTTATTTTTCAGTAGCTCTTCGCCTTTAATGTCCTGTACTGCATAACCCAATGCTTTTTTCTCCTTTTTAATGCCAAATGCTGTTACCACCACATCTCCCAAAGCTTCCTGGCTGCGTACCAGGCGAATGGTTTGTTGTGCCAATGCAGAAACTACGCTGGTGGTATAACCAATGTAGCTAAAGCTTAAAGTGTCACCAATGTCACCGGCAATAGTGTACGTCCCGTTTTTACCGGTAATAGTTTTTTTACCCGTTCGCTGGTTGGTTACCGTTACCTCGGTAAGGGGTAATCCGTCATCGTCAGAGAGTATAGTTCCGAAAAGTGTTCCGTTTTGAGCAAAGGATGCTGTGGTGGAACATAGCATGACCATAAATGTCATGAGTGGTAGCAGGAGTTGCCTCATATCAGTTTATTTGTGTGATGAAAGACCTAATGAATAAAGCGTCATTAATCAGCATGCATAGAAAGCCATACCTTCATAAGTAGCGTAAAAACGCAAAAAGCAGCAGTTGGTTTAACGTAATGTAAAACAAATTATCAAAATATTGCATAAAAAATCAGAAAGGCAGTGAAACAGTGCAGGTGAGTGCGGAAGTGTGCGGTGTTAGGCTACAATAAGAGGTAAACAAGATAGCGGTAAAACAAAAAAGCCATAACAACTTGTTACAGCAGTTACGGCTTTAAATACTATTAGCGGCCGATTATAAAATATGTAAGCCTGCGTTTTTATAAGGAGCAAGCAATTCACTATCTGCACTCAGTTCGGTAATAAGCGTATCTATAGCCGATAACTGGCAAACCTGTAAACGTTGTACCGTGTTTAGTTTTTCCGAAATAGCTAACGACACTGTTTTATTGGCTGCCTGCAACATGGCCTTTTTCACTTCGATTACCTCCCATTCCAGATCGGTAATGCCATTATGGATGTCAATACTGTTGGTGCCTAAAAAACATAAGTCGGCATTAATACCTTCTAAGCGTTTAATAGCATCTGCGCCCACGGCAATCTGTGCACTTTTCAGCAATTTGTTACCTAAAAAAATCACTTCACTGTTAGGGTGGTTTAATAACTCCATGGCAGTAGGAATGCTTACGGTGATGAAAGTAGCATTCAGTTCACGGGGAAGTGCTTTTACCAGTTCCCGAATGGTAGAGCCGCCAGACAACAGCACAAACATGCCGTCTTTAATTAACGGAATGGCTTTTTGGGCAATGGTTCTTTTTTCCACTACACGATATACGTCATTAAATTGCAGTGTAAAGTGAAAGGAATTGCTCAAAGCGCCACCGTGCACTTTTATTAATTTATCTTCTTCCGACAACTCCTGTAAATCTCTTCTGATAGTATCTTCTGAAACATTCAACTGTGCACACAAATCTGACGACAAAATCTTATTATGAATGTTCAATTGTTGCATGATGTGTGCGTGACGTTCCTTTTTCAGCATACGTTTTGGTTGTTTCTTTTATAAAGTTTTTCGTAGTGTACTTTGGCGGCAGGCAGCTTTTAGCCACAGGAAGCCGCAAAGCATGGATATTGAAGACACCAATAATACGGATATTTTGGCAATGTCCTGAGTGGACTGTTCACCAAAAGCCAGTGTGGAAATGAATATAGACATGGTAAAGCCTATTCCGGCCAACAAGCCTGCACCAATCATATGCTTCCATTTTACCAGCGAGGGGAGTTGAGCATAACCTAACCTTACTACCAGAAAGCAGGCCAGGCTAATTCCCAGTGGTTTACCTATAAACAAGCCCAGCATAATGCCCCAGGAAAGGCTACTGGTAATAACTATACTCATTTGCTCCGGAAACGTAATTGCCGTATTGGCAAGTGCAAAAGCAGGAAGTATAACAAAATATACACTTTTATGTAGCCGTTGCTGCAGAGAATGGAGATGAGATGCCGGAATAAAAAAAGCAAATACTACACCTGCAACAGTAGCATGAATACCTGTGTTCAGCAGGCAATACCAAAGCAATATACCTAACAAGTAATGTATCCAGCCCGGATGTTGGTATCTTTTAAACAGAAAATATAAGGCAACTATCAACACCAACACAGCCAGTAGCCAGGCCAGTTGTAACTTCCCGC encodes the following:
- a CDS encoding PorP/SprF family type IX secretion system membrane protein, whose protein sequence is MKRSVLGLVCVLVMSLHASAQQDVQFSQYVFNGLTINPAYAGYKEDLYFNATYRQQWATFPGAPKTGTISLDGITNAPEERVGVGGQITWDKLGPQSSLSLTGSYAYRIPLDYDNEERLALGIGFALTQYSLDGTDYKYLDDNDPDIPLGKVTKWKPDASFGAYYSNPNTYVGLSVMNLFALPGSQKLIFGNGTTYTTLSKKRHIYLTAGTIWEVSESIALKPSILIKEDFLGPTSVDFNTFVFLSETVWAGLSYRTGMKLWNKEALQTSLNYSNALSLMLEVWATDQLRIGYSYDFNTNGVGKYQAGSHELSIGMLFRTKDREMPKMF
- a CDS encoding T9SS type B sorting domain-containing protein — its product is MINKTSGTVDLAKSGVGSYWITYSFSNSDGCTDTTGASITIHALPTATIAYGTYCARDSAEVTLTGATGGQYTSTSGLVINKTSGTVDLVKSGVGSYWITYSFSNSDGCTDTTGASITIHALPTATIAYGTYCARDSAEVTLTGATGGSYTSTSGLVINKTSGTVDLAKSGVGSYWITYSFSNSDGCTDTTGAAITIHALPTASMAYGTYCARDSAEVTLTGATGGQYTSTSGLVINKTSGTVDLAKSGVGSYWITYSFSNSDGCTDTTGASITIHALPTASIAYGTYCARDSAEVTLTGATGGSFTSTSGLVINKTSGTVDLVKSGVGSYWITYSFSNSDGCTDTTGASITIHALPTASIAYGTYCARDSAEVTLTGATGGSFTSTSGLVINKTSGTVDLVKSGVGSYWITYSFSNSDGCTDTTGAAITIHALPTATIAYGTYCARDSAEVTLTGATGGQYTSTSGLVINKTSGTVDLAKSTVGAYWITYSFSNSDGCTDTTGAAITIHALPTATIAYGTYCARDSAEVTLTGATGGSFTSTSGLVINKTSGTVDLAKSTVGAYWITYSFSNSDGCTDTTGAAITIHALPTATIAYGTYCARDSAEVTLTGATGGQYTSTSGLVINKTSGTVDLAKSGVGSYWITYSFSNSDGCTDTTGAAITIHALPTATIAYGTYCARDSAEVTLTGATGGQYTSTSGLVINKTSGTVDLAKSTVGAYWITYSFSNSDGCTDTTGAAITIHALPTATIAYGTYCARDSAEVTLTGATGGSFTSTSGLVINKTSGTVDLAKSTVGAYWITYSFSNSDGCTDTTGASITIHALPTATIAYGTYCARDSAEVTLTGATGGQYTSTSGLVINKTSGTVDLAKSGVGSYWITYSFSNSDGCTDTTGAAITIHALPTATIAYGTYCARDSAEVTLTGATGGSYTSTSGLVINKTSGTVDLAKSGVGSYWITYSFSNSDGCTDTTGAAITIHALPTASIAYGTYCARDSAEVTLTGATGGSFTSTSGLVINKTSGTVDLAKSTVGAYWITYSFSNSDGCTDTTGAAITIHALPTATIAYGTYCARDSAEVTLTGATGGQYTSTSGLVINKTSGTVDLAKSGVGSYWITYSFSNSDGCTDTTGAAITIHALPTATIAYGTYCARDSAEVTLTGATGGSFTSTSGLVINKTSGTVDLAKSGVGSYWITYSFSNSDGCTDTTGSSIVINALPVVPVITGASSVCINSTTQLTNAVSGGVWSSSDTTVATISNTGLVKAVGKGDIVITYTVTNTSGCSSDTTFQLSTLPIPAFSASGNSILCYGSTTGEITINAVETGLVYALNGGTYQSENVFKSLTAGTYTVAAKNAAGCVVTQTVSITQPDSLKLTDNIVRVGCHSSATGAVNVAIEGGVAPYSYAWSNGATTQNISELIAGTYTITVKDANGCIDSLKAVVTEVISVFDVQAPVTLANGQVRVTGTTIPGANVAVIYPNVSINKATAGADGSFAVTATPGVSSGSVIVTVTDPVTGITCSKTMQYVDASQSDVAITKTLVSKGKVTVGSYVTFVITATGKGPDDATNVVVTDPLVSLLDGVDSVSTTRGTVSYNSVTKKLEWVIDTLHADSSITLSFRVRVVAAGTLENTATIKANEKDPDTENNTASSEPVIVLKDFYIPNVITPNGNGKNDMFVIPGVPSNVRMDLIIFNRWGNEVYHNRNYDNTWDGKGLAAGVYYYVLKIIAPDGETPYKGYIQLLK